From Solibacillus isronensis, the proteins below share one genomic window:
- a CDS encoding lytic transglycosylase domain-containing protein, producing the protein MDISSMKTLLELQAMQNLNTSNQSSASVLSSSTSTLFSDLMSDILGGQSLSSSLTGLGDVSTFQQLTDSEQTSNSQQQNSAAQNYIATFLLNNSTNLTNLPGTFNSLSASNETSTIEQYMTDFTRKTDVANFFAGAETYQAEIAAAAKKYNLPEKLITSVIKQESNFKASATSAAGASGLMQLMPATARYLGVSDRFDPAQNIMGGAKYLRQMLDQFDNNVETALAAYNAGPGNVKKYGGIPPFQETQNYVKKIMNYMNV; encoded by the coding sequence ATGGATATTTCATCAATGAAAACATTGCTTGAACTTCAGGCAATGCAGAATTTAAATACATCCAATCAGTCAAGCGCAAGTGTATTATCATCATCTACGTCGACTTTATTTTCCGATTTAATGAGCGACATTTTAGGCGGACAATCTTTATCAAGTTCGCTAACTGGACTTGGTGATGTTAGCACTTTCCAGCAGTTAACGGATTCCGAACAAACTTCTAATTCGCAGCAGCAAAACTCGGCTGCTCAAAACTATATCGCAACATTTTTGTTGAATAATTCAACTAACTTAACGAATTTACCGGGTACATTCAACAGCCTTTCAGCAAGTAATGAAACATCCACAATTGAACAGTATATGACGGATTTTACAAGAAAGACCGATGTAGCAAATTTCTTTGCCGGTGCTGAAACTTATCAAGCAGAAATTGCTGCTGCCGCTAAGAAATACAATTTACCTGAAAAACTGATTACTTCCGTTATTAAACAGGAGTCGAACTTTAAAGCATCTGCCACTAGTGCTGCCGGCGCATCCGGTTTAATGCAGCTCATGCCTGCAACTGCGCGCTATTTAGGGGTGTCTGATCGTTTTGACCCTGCCCAAAATATTATGGGTGGCGCAAAATATTTACGCCAAATGCTCGACCAGTTTGATAATAATGTGGAAACAGCGCTTGCTGCGTACAATGCAGGTCCTGGAAATGTAAAAAAATACGGGGGTATCCCTCCTTTCCAAGAAACTCAAAACTATGTCAAAAAAATAATGAACTATATGAATGTGTAA
- a CDS encoding DsbA family protein — protein sequence MNNIQLLQQPVAPSTCNKPIELYIFIDPLCEKALSLQTTMRKLQVEYGHYFTCRYVLSTELSALNSMTSRMKGCVSGAELDITHPALPSIAIKAAELQGKRAGFRYLNKVQEVATLNTRNINSHATLIEIAQQVNLDMDEFVSDFGSKEAARAFQCDLYLTREMEVEEIPSIVFFNECIEDEGLKVSGSYNYEVYEHILAELLGEELIRQPVPALDELFDRFSTLTTAEVAEIYSINEQLAERELKKRMLQQKVERIMTDEITLWRAKERTTY from the coding sequence GTGAATAATATCCAACTTTTACAGCAACCTGTTGCACCATCCACATGTAATAAACCGATTGAGCTTTACATTTTTATTGACCCCCTTTGCGAAAAAGCATTATCTCTTCAAACGACAATGCGTAAACTGCAAGTAGAATATGGTCATTACTTTACATGTCGATATGTCCTTAGTACGGAACTCTCTGCTCTCAACAGCATGACGAGCCGGATGAAAGGCTGTGTTTCCGGAGCGGAATTGGATATTACACATCCAGCATTACCTTCAATTGCAATTAAAGCGGCTGAACTTCAAGGAAAGCGAGCAGGTTTCCGCTATTTAAACAAAGTTCAAGAAGTAGCGACACTTAATACACGCAATATCAATTCCCATGCGACTTTAATTGAAATCGCACAGCAAGTTAACCTGGATATGGATGAGTTCGTGTCCGACTTTGGTTCAAAAGAAGCAGCTCGCGCCTTCCAATGTGATTTATACTTAACACGTGAAATGGAAGTTGAAGAAATTCCAAGCATCGTATTTTTCAATGAGTGCATTGAAGATGAAGGCCTGAAAGTAAGCGGTTCTTATAATTATGAAGTTTACGAGCATATTTTAGCAGAATTGCTAGGAGAAGAATTAATTCGCCAACCGGTTCCCGCATTAGACGAGTTATTCGATCGATTCAGCACCCTTACAACAGCTGAAGTAGCCGAAATCTACTCAATCAATGAACAACTGGCAGAACGCGAATTAAAGAAACGTATGCTACAGCAAAAAGTAGAACGCATCATGACTGACGAAATTACACTATGGCGTGCAAAAGAACGCACGACCTACTAA
- the pepF gene encoding oligoendopeptidase F: MAKQILTREEVPEQLTWDLTTIFESDEAWEAELKEVEQLSKKASDYKGKVADSAESLYNTLQFSDALYERLSKLYVYSHLKHDQDTTNSKYQDLDGRIRSVLTNAGAAWSFITPEILALDEATLNSYVESYEPLSLYEQSLKELNLGRPHILSAEKEELLAQFSEVTSTAGKTFSALNNADLEFPKIIGEDGEEVQITHGNYITMLESDNREVREAAFKAVYKTYGQYKNTFATTLAGNVKAHNANAKVRNYNSARHAALSNNFIPEKVYDQLVSTIHDYLPALHRYVELRKKVLGVDELHMYDLFTPLVKEVKMEVTYDEAKKTMVESFAPLGKEYQEIVEKGLESRWVDVLENKGKRSGAYSSGTFGTNPYVLMNWQNNVNNLYTLAHEFGHSMHSYYSRANQPYQYADYSIFVAEVASTCNEELLFNHLMKTLDDDKQKIYLLNQWLDGFRGTVFRQTMFAEFEHMIHELDAKGESITSEKLTSIYYDLNKQYFGDAMTVDEEIGLEWARIPHFYYNYYVYQYATGQSAATALSKQILEEGEPAVERYINNFLKAGCSDFPIEVLKAAGVDMESPEPIALACKVFEEKLEELEKLLLNN, from the coding sequence ATGGCAAAGCAAATTTTAACGCGTGAAGAAGTACCTGAGCAATTAACATGGGATTTAACAACAATTTTTGAATCCGATGAAGCTTGGGAAGCTGAACTGAAAGAAGTGGAACAATTATCAAAAAAAGCTTCGGATTATAAAGGGAAAGTAGCAGATAGCGCGGAAAGCTTATACAATACATTGCAGTTCAGTGATGCATTATACGAGCGTCTGAGCAAGTTATATGTATATTCTCATTTGAAGCATGATCAGGATACGACGAATAGTAAATACCAGGATCTTGATGGTCGTATTCGCTCTGTTCTTACAAATGCAGGAGCAGCGTGGTCATTTATTACACCTGAAATTTTGGCATTGGATGAAGCGACTTTAAACAGCTATGTGGAAAGCTATGAACCACTTTCACTATATGAACAAAGCCTAAAAGAACTAAACTTGGGCCGTCCTCATATTTTATCTGCTGAAAAGGAAGAGTTGCTGGCACAATTTTCTGAAGTGACATCGACAGCTGGCAAAACATTCAGCGCTTTAAACAATGCTGATTTAGAATTCCCGAAAATCATAGGGGAAGATGGAGAAGAAGTACAAATTACGCACGGTAACTATATTACAATGCTTGAAAGCGACAATCGTGAAGTACGTGAGGCAGCATTTAAAGCCGTTTACAAAACTTACGGCCAATATAAAAATACATTTGCGACAACTTTAGCTGGGAATGTAAAAGCGCATAATGCTAATGCAAAAGTTCGTAATTACAATTCTGCTCGTCATGCAGCACTTAGCAATAACTTCATTCCTGAAAAAGTGTATGACCAGCTTGTTTCAACAATCCATGATTACTTACCGGCATTACACCGTTATGTAGAGCTTCGCAAAAAAGTACTTGGTGTAGATGAGCTGCATATGTACGATCTGTTTACGCCGCTTGTTAAAGAAGTGAAAATGGAAGTAACATATGACGAAGCAAAGAAAACGATGGTAGAAAGCTTCGCGCCACTTGGTAAAGAATATCAGGAAATCGTTGAAAAAGGTTTGGAAAGCCGTTGGGTAGACGTGCTAGAAAACAAAGGGAAACGCAGCGGTGCCTATTCTTCGGGAACGTTCGGTACAAATCCGTATGTCTTAATGAACTGGCAAAATAATGTGAATAACCTTTATACATTGGCACATGAATTCGGCCACTCGATGCACAGTTATTATTCACGTGCCAACCAGCCGTATCAATATGCAGATTACTCGATTTTCGTTGCGGAAGTGGCTTCAACGTGTAACGAAGAACTATTATTTAATCACTTAATGAAAACATTGGATGATGATAAGCAGAAAATCTATTTATTAAATCAATGGCTGGATGGTTTCCGCGGTACGGTATTCCGTCAAACAATGTTCGCTGAGTTTGAGCATATGATTCACGAATTAGATGCAAAAGGCGAATCGATCACATCGGAAAAATTAACATCGATTTATTACGATTTAAACAAACAATACTTTGGTGATGCAATGACAGTAGACGAAGAAATCGGTCTGGAATGGGCACGTATTCCACACTTCTACTACAACTATTACGTATATCAGTATGCAACAGGTCAATCAGCGGCAACAGCATTATCTAAACAAATTTTAGAAGAAGGCGAACCGGCAGTTGAGCGTTATATTAACAACTTCCTGAAAGCAGGCTGCTCGGACTTCCCGATTGAAGTATTAAAAGCTGCAGGTGTAGATATGGAATCTCCGGAACCGATCGCATTGGCATGTAAAGTATTCGAAGAGAAGCTGGAAGAGCTTGAAAAATTATTATTGAATAATTAA
- a CDS encoding competence protein CoiA — protein sequence MLVAMTEQQQLFHLTSKLPLDELQRIRKQQSFFCPQCKEQLLLKAGHIRIPHFAHEKNSECDSLFSEGESAEHLLGKQHLFELFTSLQLRPVLEPYLPQLQQRPDILITIKNHQYAIEFQCSPIAHPSFQQRTRGYLQAKITPIWILHTPDKFKGTGIVKVSINHTHSQFMQQYKEQKFLITYDVKSKTFYYISNLIHLHKWQYFAVVKPLPLSQQRFPLLVPEKVSKSQFHLLLKNYRKYREYYIHPRLLLSKKGVNDQFFRSIYELRLTMTEFPIFLGIPVYNTHAFNQFCIEWQVGLFHFMDYHALTPKTMNVHAIPYFFKWSQLKLTDERKAAVEHYLAILRHLNIEQLGENIAEEQLFNVLYDELVAFGC from the coding sequence ATGCTGGTCGCAATGACCGAACAACAGCAATTATTCCATTTAACGTCGAAACTACCGCTGGATGAATTACAAAGAATAAGAAAGCAGCAGTCCTTTTTCTGCCCTCAATGTAAAGAACAGCTTTTATTAAAGGCTGGACATATAAGAATTCCCCACTTTGCACATGAAAAAAATAGTGAATGTGATTCCTTGTTTTCTGAAGGGGAATCTGCCGAACATCTCCTTGGGAAACAACACCTCTTTGAACTTTTTACGAGCCTTCAGCTACGTCCCGTCCTGGAACCGTATTTGCCGCAGCTTCAACAGCGACCGGATATTCTCATCACAATAAAAAATCATCAATATGCAATCGAATTTCAGTGCAGTCCAATCGCGCATCCATCTTTTCAACAGCGTACTAGAGGCTATTTGCAAGCAAAAATAACGCCGATATGGATTTTGCATACTCCCGATAAATTCAAAGGTACCGGTATCGTAAAAGTTTCAATCAATCATACACATTCCCAATTTATGCAACAGTATAAAGAACAGAAATTCCTCATCACCTATGATGTAAAAAGTAAAACCTTCTACTATATTAGCAATTTAATTCATCTTCATAAATGGCAGTATTTCGCTGTTGTTAAGCCATTGCCCCTTAGTCAACAACGTTTTCCGCTGTTGGTTCCTGAAAAAGTATCAAAATCCCAATTTCATCTGCTCCTGAAAAACTACAGGAAATATCGGGAATACTATATCCATCCCCGTCTCCTATTAAGCAAAAAAGGGGTAAACGATCAATTTTTCCGTTCAATTTATGAATTAAGGCTAACGATGACGGAGTTCCCGATTTTTTTGGGGATTCCTGTTTACAATACGCATGCTTTTAATCAATTTTGTATAGAATGGCAAGTAGGGCTTTTTCATTTTATGGACTACCATGCGCTCACTCCCAAAACGATGAATGTACATGCAATTCCTTATTTTTTCAAATGGAGTCAATTGAAGTTGACGGATGAGCGAAAAGCGGCGGTGGAACACTATTTAGCAATTTTAAGACATCTCAATATTGAGCAACTGGGTGAGAATATCGCCGAGGAACAACTTTTTAATGTTCTGTACGACGAATTGGTTGCATTTGGATGTTGA
- the mecA gene encoding adaptor protein MecA yields MDIERINENTLKLFITYSDIEDRGYTREEIWYNRAKGEELFWDIIGEINTDDYFDLDGPIWIHINASESGLEVVVTRASVGNDSETSSMTGNFEDDLHISDQLNEMEESIFNAIGKAAKEEEQSLENARFRFKDIDELVPLAKRAAPLGLESVLYKWEDYYYLYVDLKDLESQEARNIIALCTEYLAASKITAHRLEEYGETIIAEDCFETIITYFD; encoded by the coding sequence ATGGACATCGAACGCATTAATGAAAATACGCTAAAATTATTTATTACGTATAGTGATATCGAGGACCGCGGTTATACTCGCGAAGAAATATGGTACAATCGCGCAAAAGGTGAAGAGCTTTTCTGGGATATCATTGGTGAAATAAATACAGATGATTATTTCGATTTAGATGGTCCAATTTGGATTCATATTAACGCTTCAGAAAGTGGATTGGAAGTCGTTGTTACACGCGCGTCTGTAGGTAATGACTCCGAAACTTCTTCAATGACAGGCAACTTTGAAGATGACCTTCATATATCAGATCAATTAAATGAAATGGAAGAATCGATCTTCAATGCGATTGGCAAAGCTGCAAAAGAAGAAGAACAATCGCTTGAAAATGCCCGATTCCGATTTAAAGATATTGACGAACTAGTACCTCTTGCAAAACGCGCAGCACCATTAGGATTAGAATCTGTGTTGTATAAATGGGAGGATTACTACTATTTATATGTAGATTTGAAAGATTTGGAAAGCCAGGAAGCGAGAAATATCATCGCTTTATGTACTGAATATTTAGCTGCTTCCAAAATTACAGCGCACCGCCTTGAAGAGTACGGGGAAACAATCATTGCTGAAGACTGCTTCGAAACAATCATTACGTATTTTGATTAG
- the spxA gene encoding transcriptional regulator SpxA, translating into MLVTLFTSPSCTSCRKAKAWLEEHDIPYTERNIFSEPLTISEIKEILRMTEDGTDEIISTRSKIFQKLNVDVETLPLQRLYELIQEYPGLLRRPIILDEKRLQVGYNEDEIRRFLPRKVRAYQLQEAQRMVN; encoded by the coding sequence ATGTTAGTAACATTATTTACTTCACCAAGTTGTACTTCATGTCGAAAAGCAAAAGCATGGTTAGAGGAACATGATATCCCATATACAGAACGTAACATTTTTTCCGAGCCACTTACAATTAGTGAAATCAAAGAGATTTTACGAATGACAGAAGATGGTACAGATGAAATTATCTCAACGCGTTCGAAAATTTTCCAGAAGTTGAATGTCGATGTTGAAACATTGCCGTTACAACGATTATATGAGCTTATTCAGGAATATCCGGGACTATTACGTCGTCCGATTATTTTAGATGAAAAACGTCTGCAAGTTGGTTATAACGAAGATGAAATTCGTCGATTCCTGCCTCGTAAAGTACGAGCATACCAGTTGCAAGAAGCCCAACGCATGGTTAACTAA
- the trpS gene encoding tryptophan--tRNA ligase, whose protein sequence is MKTIFSGVQPTGTITLGNYIGAIKQFPALQENNNAIYCIVDQHAITVPQDRLELRKNIRSLAAMYIACGIDPKKSILFIQSEVPAHAQAGWMLQCVASIGELERMTQFKDKSTGKESVSAALLTYPPLMAADILLYNTDIVPVGEDQKQHIELTRDLAERFNKRYNDVLTIPDIQLPKEGARIKSLQEPTKKMSKSDTNSKATIRLLDTAKEIEKKIKSAVTDSEGIVKFDIENKPGVSNLLIIESALSGTAIADLEAKYEGKGYGDFKAGVAQAVIDHLTPIQERYYALIDSPELDEILDEGAVKANAIASKTLKKMENAMGLGRKRR, encoded by the coding sequence ATGAAAACAATCTTTTCAGGTGTACAACCAACAGGAACTATTACTTTAGGGAACTATATCGGAGCGATTAAACAATTCCCTGCTTTACAGGAAAACAACAACGCCATTTATTGCATCGTGGATCAGCATGCAATTACTGTGCCACAGGATCGCCTGGAGTTGCGTAAAAATATCCGCTCTTTGGCAGCTATGTATATTGCATGTGGCATTGATCCGAAAAAATCGATTTTATTTATTCAGTCAGAAGTCCCTGCCCACGCCCAAGCCGGCTGGATGCTGCAATGCGTCGCTTCAATAGGTGAATTAGAGCGTATGACACAGTTCAAAGACAAATCAACAGGTAAAGAGTCCGTTTCTGCCGCACTATTAACATACCCGCCGTTAATGGCTGCCGATATTCTTCTTTACAATACAGACATCGTACCAGTAGGCGAAGACCAAAAGCAGCATATTGAATTAACACGCGATTTAGCTGAGCGTTTCAATAAGCGCTACAATGACGTATTAACGATTCCTGATATTCAGTTGCCGAAAGAAGGCGCACGTATCAAATCATTGCAAGAGCCGACTAAAAAGATGTCCAAATCGGATACGAACTCAAAAGCGACGATTCGCCTGCTTGATACAGCAAAAGAAATCGAGAAGAAAATCAAATCTGCTGTAACGGATTCTGAGGGAATCGTTAAATTTGATATTGAAAACAAACCAGGTGTATCAAACTTGCTTATTATTGAATCTGCCTTATCCGGAACAGCAATTGCAGATTTAGAAGCAAAGTATGAAGGCAAAGGCTATGGTGATTTTAAAGCTGGAGTAGCACAGGCTGTTATTGACCACTTAACACCAATTCAAGAACGCTATTATGCACTGATTGACTCACCTGAACTTGATGAAATTTTGGATGAGGGTGCAGTAAAAGCGAATGCCATTGCCTCTAAAACACTCAAGAAAATGGAGAACGCGATGGGCTTAGGCCGTAAACGACGCTAA
- the fabF gene encoding beta-ketoacyl-ACP synthase II: protein MEKRRVVVTGIGAVSPVGNSAEQAWENVIAGKSGIGPLTRVDVSKFPVSVAAEVRDFNIEEYIEKKEARKMDRFTHYAVAASMMAAKDANLTITEEMAPRVGVWIGSGIGGMETHEQQFLTFQERGVRRVSPFFVPMMIPDMASGQVSIYLGAKGVNSCSVTACASGTNSIGDAFKVIERGDADVMITGGAEAPIVTMAVAGFVANTALSLNPDTATASRPFDKNRDGFVIGEGAGILILEEYEHAKARGAKIYGEVVGYGSTGDAHHITAPAPNGEGAARAMQMAIDDAQVSPDQVGYINAHGTSTPYNDLFETQAVKTVFGDHAYKLAMSSTKSMTGHLLGAAGGIEAIFTVLALKEGILPPTMNLHEPDPECDLDYVPNAARKAEVEYALSNSLGFGGHNACLLFKKFTD from the coding sequence ATGGAGAAAAGAAGAGTTGTTGTTACAGGAATCGGTGCAGTATCGCCAGTAGGAAACAGTGCAGAGCAAGCATGGGAAAATGTAATTGCAGGCAAGTCTGGTATTGGACCATTAACACGTGTAGATGTGAGCAAATTTCCAGTCTCTGTAGCCGCTGAAGTAAGAGATTTTAATATAGAAGAATATATTGAAAAGAAAGAAGCACGTAAAATGGACCGCTTTACACATTATGCGGTCGCTGCTTCAATGATGGCTGCAAAAGATGCCAACTTGACGATTACCGAAGAAATGGCACCGCGCGTAGGTGTTTGGATCGGTTCTGGAATCGGCGGAATGGAAACACATGAACAGCAGTTTCTAACATTCCAGGAGCGCGGTGTTCGCCGTGTAAGTCCATTCTTCGTACCGATGATGATTCCGGATATGGCATCTGGACAAGTATCGATTTATCTAGGGGCAAAAGGAGTAAACTCTTGTTCTGTAACGGCTTGTGCATCAGGAACAAACTCGATTGGGGATGCGTTCAAAGTAATCGAACGTGGAGATGCGGATGTCATGATTACAGGCGGGGCAGAGGCACCAATCGTAACAATGGCGGTTGCCGGCTTCGTTGCAAACACAGCGTTATCGTTAAATCCGGACACGGCAACTGCATCACGTCCATTCGATAAAAACCGTGACGGCTTCGTTATTGGTGAAGGCGCAGGGATTTTAATTTTGGAAGAGTATGAACATGCAAAAGCGCGCGGTGCGAAAATTTACGGTGAAGTTGTTGGATATGGTTCAACTGGGGATGCCCATCATATTACAGCACCGGCTCCAAACGGTGAAGGTGCAGCACGTGCGATGCAAATGGCAATCGATGATGCACAAGTATCGCCTGACCAAGTTGGTTACATTAACGCACACGGTACGAGTACACCATATAATGACTTATTTGAAACACAGGCAGTTAAGACTGTTTTTGGTGACCATGCCTATAAATTAGCGATGAGCTCAACGAAAAGTATGACAGGCCATTTATTAGGTGCAGCAGGCGGTATTGAGGCAATCTTTACGGTACTTGCGTTGAAGGAAGGTATTTTGCCGCCGACAATGAATTTACACGAGCCGGATCCGGAATGTGATTTGGATTATGTACCAAATGCCGCAAGAAAAGCGGAAGTTGAATATGCGTTAAGCAATTCACTCGGTTTCGGCGGACATAATGCTTGTTTATTATTTAAAAAATTTACAGATTAA